The Coffea arabica cultivar ET-39 chromosome 8e, Coffea Arabica ET-39 HiFi, whole genome shotgun sequence genome window below encodes:
- the LOC113703959 gene encoding uncharacterized protein isoform X1, with protein MMCVSLPGLANQQMMKATAVNASSTAMASLGIFSRCDFDGHGGACWIGNEKGKRNQLTATTTAKAPKKRRLSISPLASSALADNQNSSRANFYQEVLKTAREKFTQEISFQSKDKDISLAKALLYVAAEDEAFMSFNREMDAQSLQKERRETLPLHDVEDWDCVEALPLAGKSISQWLAELDAIAKEVEAELVEREIGCHLVEVLEAVNTVLFKSRGFKRSPVLIDSKCAYLHTVLSSGCCSAILLSVIYIEVCRRLKLTIVGSRVGEEFLIWPPTGNPEELFRVTSGHSLFGVVNGKCVNDPRSKASDINSNSLSGLEIATNRDIIGIALANLIRLYWKRASRTNHGLMLTSPLRPADNPDEKFNNIDSSNRPLLRPQDLRLAIMASQRLLILQPHNWALRRDYGMMLYYSREYEEAVRELSICMVFAPEEESEVLEPFVEKLHLLQLESSWKSLGHKGRLSIS; from the exons ATGATGTGTGTGTCATTACCTGGGTTGGCTAATCAACAGATGATGAAGGCTACTGCTGTCAATGCATCTTCAACAGCTATGGCTTCTTTGGGGATTTTTAGCAG GTGTGATTTTGATGGTCATGGTGGTGCATGTTGGATTGGAAATGAAAAAGGGAAGAGGAATCAATTGACTGCTACAACAACTGCAAAGGCACCCAAGAAGAGGAGGTTGAGCATTTCACCTCTGGCTTCTTCTGCTTTGGCAGATAATCAAAACTCGTCTAGAGCTAATTTCTATCAGGAG GTGCTTAAGACTGCTAGGGAAAAGTTTACCCAGGAGATATCTTTCCAGTCCAAGGACAAAGATATCTCCCTTGCAAAG GCTTTGCTTTATGTCGCTGCTGAAGATGAGGCTTTTATGTCATTCAACCGGGAGATGGATGCACAGTCCCTCCAAAAGGAAAGGAGAGAAACTTTACCACTGCATGATGTGGAAGATTGGGATTGCGTGGAGGCTTTGCCTCTTGCTGGAAAGAGCATAAGTCAGTGGCTAGCTGAGTTGGATGCTATTGCAAAGGAAGTGGAGGCAGAACTAGTTGAAAGAGAAATTGGATGTCATTTGGTTGAAGTTTTGGAGGCTGTAAACACAGTACTATTCAAGTCAAGGGGCTTCAAGAGGTCACCTGTACTGATAGATTCAAAGTGTGCATACTTGCACACAGTATTAAGTTCTGGATGCTGTAGTG CAATTTTGCTTAGCGTCATTTACATTGAGGTTTGTCGTAGACTTAAACTGACCATTGTGGGATCTCGAGTTGGGGAAGAATTTTTGATATGGCCTCCAACTGGGAACCCTGAG GAGCTATTCAGAGTAACCTCTGGACACAGCTTGTTTGGGGTTGTTAATGGAAAGTGCGTTAATGACCCAAGGTCAAAGGCCTCAGACATAAACAGCAACTCCCTTTCAGGGCTTGAAATTGCAACTAACCGAGATATAATTGGGATTGCTTTGGCCAATTTGATT AGGCTTTACTGGAAACGAGCTTCAAGAACAAATCATGGATTGATGCTGACTTCTCCACTTAGGCCTGCTGACAATCCTGATGAGAAATTTAACAATATTGATAGTTCAAATCGTCCTTTGTTGCGTCCACAAGATCTAAG GCTGGCTATCATGGCTTCGCAAAGATTGCTAATATTGCAGCCCCACAATTGGGCATTGAGGAGAGACTATGGCATGATGTTGTACTATAGTAG GGAATATGAGGAGGCAGTTCGGGAGCTTAGCATTTGTATGGTCTTTGCCCCAGAAGAAGAGTCAGAAGTTTTAGAACCATTTGTTGAAAAATTACATTTACTGCAGCTTGAATCATCATGGAAATCTTTGGGGCATAAAGGTCGGTTGtcaatttcttga
- the LOC113703959 gene encoding uncharacterized protein isoform X2 has translation MSFNREMDAQSLQKERRETLPLHDVEDWDCVEALPLAGKSISQWLAELDAIAKEVEAELVEREIGCHLVEVLEAVNTVLFKSRGFKRSPVLIDSKCAYLHTVLSSGCCSAILLSVIYIEVCRRLKLTIVGSRVGEEFLIWPPTGNPEELFRVTSGHSLFGVVNGKCVNDPRSKASDINSNSLSGLEIATNRDIIGIALANLIRLYWKRASRTNHGLMLTSPLRPADNPDEKFNNIDSSNRPLLRPQDLRLAIMASQRLLILQPHNWALRRDYGMMLYYSREYEEAVRELSICMVFAPEEESEVLEPFVEKLHLLQLESSWKSLGHKGRLSIS, from the exons ATGTCATTCAACCGGGAGATGGATGCACAGTCCCTCCAAAAGGAAAGGAGAGAAACTTTACCACTGCATGATGTGGAAGATTGGGATTGCGTGGAGGCTTTGCCTCTTGCTGGAAAGAGCATAAGTCAGTGGCTAGCTGAGTTGGATGCTATTGCAAAGGAAGTGGAGGCAGAACTAGTTGAAAGAGAAATTGGATGTCATTTGGTTGAAGTTTTGGAGGCTGTAAACACAGTACTATTCAAGTCAAGGGGCTTCAAGAGGTCACCTGTACTGATAGATTCAAAGTGTGCATACTTGCACACAGTATTAAGTTCTGGATGCTGTAGTG CAATTTTGCTTAGCGTCATTTACATTGAGGTTTGTCGTAGACTTAAACTGACCATTGTGGGATCTCGAGTTGGGGAAGAATTTTTGATATGGCCTCCAACTGGGAACCCTGAG GAGCTATTCAGAGTAACCTCTGGACACAGCTTGTTTGGGGTTGTTAATGGAAAGTGCGTTAATGACCCAAGGTCAAAGGCCTCAGACATAAACAGCAACTCCCTTTCAGGGCTTGAAATTGCAACTAACCGAGATATAATTGGGATTGCTTTGGCCAATTTGATT AGGCTTTACTGGAAACGAGCTTCAAGAACAAATCATGGATTGATGCTGACTTCTCCACTTAGGCCTGCTGACAATCCTGATGAGAAATTTAACAATATTGATAGTTCAAATCGTCCTTTGTTGCGTCCACAAGATCTAAG GCTGGCTATCATGGCTTCGCAAAGATTGCTAATATTGCAGCCCCACAATTGGGCATTGAGGAGAGACTATGGCATGATGTTGTACTATAGTAG GGAATATGAGGAGGCAGTTCGGGAGCTTAGCATTTGTATGGTCTTTGCCCCAGAAGAAGAGTCAGAAGTTTTAGAACCATTTGTTGAAAAATTACATTTACTGCAGCTTGAATCATCATGGAAATCTTTGGGGCATAAAGGTCGGTTGtcaatttcttga
- the LOC113703096 gene encoding protein root UVB sensitive 1, chloroplastic isoform X2 encodes MGCACNPFCLSPPPSATTTAVTITITTTKAFPVFSASLNPSQPPHTKPFFLHLFSRSPQPSKPHQNPTFPLPKIFSSSYNNNNSSGGGSGGGRGGNGDNDDWNSFFNFDKNPLFLCLFSRSLANQDDIFVTNLNLRTLFLFLISASASISCYFSLASLAEAKTAEKEKGGEDIVVFEIRGGKKIGLVPDYAKDEFIGPKTIWSFWRCWWEKGDRISMGNLWVQCKDLVTNLLLPEGFPESVTSDYLEYSLWRGVQGVAAQISGVLATQALLYAVGLGKGAIPTAAAVNWVLKDGIGYLSKILFSNYGRHFDVNPKGWRLFADLLENAAFGLEILTPAFAHLFVPIGAVAGAGRSAAALIQAATRSCFYAGFAAQRNFAEVIAKGEAQGMVSKSVGILLGIAVANCIQSSTPLALATFGVVTWVHMFCNLKSYQSIQLRTFNPYRASLVFSEYLLSGLVPSVKEVNDEEPLFPAVPILNTKPADSVQMEILSVEAKEAAAHIEHRLQLGSKLSDVVRNREDAHALFALYKDEGYILTEHEGRFCY; translated from the exons ATGGGCTGCGCCTGCAACCCTTTCTGCCTCTCCCCACCACCGTCCGCCACGACAACCGCCGTCACCATCACCATCAccaccaccaaagccttcccTGTCTTCTCTGCCTCTCTCAACCCTTCTCAGCCACCACATACTAAACCCTTCTTTCTCCACCTCTTCTCTCGCTCTCCCCAACCCTCTAAACCTCATCAAAACCCCACGTTTCCCCTGCCCAAAATCTTCTCTTCCTcctacaacaacaacaatagtTCAGGCGGCGGAAGTGGTGGGGGACGTGGTGGTAATGGAGATAATGATGATTGGAatagttttttcaattttgacaAAAACCCATTATTCCTCTGCCTTTTTTCTCGTAGTTTAGCTAATCAAGATGACATTTTTGTTACTAACTTGAATTTAAGGACATTGTTTCTGTTCTTGATATCTGCATCAGCTTCAATTAGTTGTTACTTTTCTTTAGCCTCGTTAGCAGAAGCAAAAACAGctgagaaagaaaaaggaggagAAGATATAGTAGTTTTTGAAATCAGGGGTGGGAAGAAAATTGGGTTGGTGCCAGATTATGCAAAGGATGAGTTTATTGGTCCTAAAACAATTTGGTCATTTTGGAGATGCTGGTGGGAGAAAGGGGATAGGATTTCAATGGGAAATTTGTGGGTTCAGTGCAAGGATTTGGTGACGAATTTGCTGTTGCCAGAAGGGTTCCCAGAGAGTGTTACAAGTGATTATTTGGAGTATTCACTTTGGAGAGGAGTTCAAGGTGTTGCTGCCCAAATAAGTGGGGTTCTGGCCACTCAA GCCTTGCTTTATGCTGTTGGATTGGGTAAAGGAGCCATTCCAACTGCAGCGGCTGTGAATTGGGTGCTCAAGGATGGAATTGGGTACCTCAGCAAGATACTATTTTCAAATTATGGGAGGCATTTTGATGTCAATCCGAAGGGCTGGAGGTTGTTTGCAGACCTCTTGGAAAATGCAGCTTTTGGATTGGAGATATTGACTCCTGCATTTGCACATCTTTTTGTTCCCATTGGTGCTGTTGCTGGAGCAGGAAGATCTGCAGCTGCACTTATCCAG GCTGCAACAAGAAGCTGTTTCTATGCTGGCTTTGCAGCTCAGAGAAATTTTGCTGAG GTAATAGCAAAGGGAGAAGCTCAGGGAATGGTGAGCAAATCTGTTGGAATTCTGCTTGGCATAGCCGTAGCTAACTGCATTCAATCTTCTACCCCTCTGGCTCTTGCTACTTTTGGTGTCGTAACATGGGTCCACATGTTCTGCAATCTGAAATCATATCAGTCCATACAATTGAGGACTTTCAACCCATACCGTGCAA GTTTGGTCTTCAGTGAATATCTGCTCAGTGGTCTAGTTCCTTCAGTTAAAGAGGTCAACGATGAGGAGCCGCTTTTTCCTGCTGTTCCAATTCTAAATACAAAGCCTGCAGATAGC GTACAAATGGAAATACTGTCCGTCGAAGCAAAGGAAGCAGCTGCTCATATTGAGCACCGTTTGCAGCTGGGTTCTAAGCTCTCTGATGTTGTTAGGAATAGAGAGGACGCACATGCTTTGTTTGCTTTATACAAAGACGAAGGCTACATTCTGACTGAACATGAAGGAAGATTTTGT